The genomic region AAGCCGTCTTGAACTGATGGAAGCGGCTCAAGCTAGACGCTTCCACTAACTTTGCGGCGCTATGGAGTCTCTCCGCCGCTTCAAACAAAAAATTGTCACATGTCATTTTTTAATTGGTtgttagaccacccgtagtggggcgtgatttttaaaaaaattgaaaaaaaaaacgccccaaaacgccccctccattacactaggcgttatttaaaaaaaaaatcagaaatttGATTTTGGCGTTATTAAGAAAACGCTGCATAGCTCCATTTGATTCTTGCATGTGGCCAATGGGAGAAGAAGTGGGTTTGACTAGCCAATGATCATTtagtttgctttttttttttttttttttttgtttaataattggaaggggtattatttgggcattattcccactacgccacttttgcaataacgcctcATGCTGACTGAactgccacgtgtcggataatacCCCATGGTGGGGACATTATTTTCCTTAACCCTCAACATTATGCATGAAAGGCCTTAACTAAGAACTCGAATAATTTAGAAAAATGGATTGATGAATGGCTAATTTGGTGATTTTTCCTAGTTATTTTCTAAATAtcgttgtttgatcgataatattCCAATTCCCAAAGAAGTTTCATCTACTTTGTAGTAAtctaaataaattaaattaaaattcaAAACAAAAACCCCTTTTTAATTATGAGTGTGAATAGTTGCCACGATTTGAACAAAAATTGGTGGTGGAGAAAGACTTGAGAAGATCTCCATAGCGAATCCCTATCACAACTACCCAATCCCTTTCTTTCTAGTTCTTATCTTTTCCacattttctaactttttttatGTTAAATTATAGTTTTTTTCAAAATACCCATTTTTTATTGTTTCGCCATCACACATCATGCGATCCGTTGCATAAGTGTTGAAGTTGACGgtataataataacaacaataattgATTTTTTTGTAATTTAGTTTCATGTGTATCACATAAATTTACACAAGCAAATAGATACGTATATGGTTTTGACTAGTTATAACGATGTGTACGATTTTAAGTCCAATAACTGTTTCTTACGATTCTCCGTATGAAAACGTAAAATAAATTATATTGAAAATGAGGATTTGTAATTTTAACTTCAGTATTTCTTATGTTTTTGGTAATGTAAAATAATAATGTAGACTTATGAGTTATTTTCATCAACATTATTGAAGTAAACATTTTTAAGTTTAATAATTATCATTTTTATGTTATGCAAACCGGATTTATTTTTCCATTTTTCAAGATAACTAATTAATTATTTTGTTTTCAGCAAATTCTTTATTTATCTTATGTGATACGAATATTTGTATACTTTTATGAGATTtacttttttttaacggctaaagAGTTTTTTCCTTTTAGCACCGGTTTAATATCCTTTATAAAATTTAGTTAATTGGTAAAAGGGTTAAGTATTAATAGTTATATCAGAACCCTGGGCTTATAGCTCAGTGGTTATGGAAATGAGGGAAGACTTTTGACCGAAAGGTCTCAagttcgattcctgatccacccgGGTTTTACCGGCTTTGCATTGTCGTGCCCTCGGGCGGGTGCAgggtcgggttttccccggaactggtggcatggtgggctaggggctccgtgcgtgcaggttgggctgccgcgggctacctttcggccaatgggtgccgcgtacggagtacccggcgattcttatgttggacgttcaaaaaaaattaatagttatATCAGGATGACTAATGTATGAGAAATGACTCGACAATCATGATTACTTATTTACTACTTTTTAACCCACCTACATCAAAAGTGATTtgattgtttttgtatttacaaTCAAACCATAAACTTTTTTTCTTTATATAAATATCATTACTATAAATTGGAtatataatttaatttaatttgctTATGCTTCAAGTTAATTACTAATAGTTGAAAACTTAGGTCTAAAGATTGTAATAAATATATATCACATTGCCAATTTAAAATTTGAATAGATATTGGCAAttttaatttttgaattttatattAACAGAAAAGATACATGTGTTTATGGCTGTGGTTATGGTCAAAATTAAACGACTTAATAGGTTTTCTTATTAGAATAGTATGTAAAAATcaatagagtaaattgccaaaatctaTGAGGTTTGGttatgtttgtcattttcatctaaaacaatttttttttgtacaATATAGTCCTTGAGGTTTGGACATTTTTGCCATTGTCATCTAATCatctaatttgttttatttttcctatcaaatatttggatgaaaatgacaaaaacaaTCACAAATCTCAGGAACAACTTCGGTAAAAAAATTAGACTTTTAGATGAAAGTGAAAAAATATCTCATGACAATTTTGGGAATTTACTcgaatgaaaaataaaaaggatgGAGGAATGAATGGGGATTAGATATGAGAGTGTGGATGACACCAATCAGAATTCACTGAAATCCCTACCCCGGGGCCCACTCCATCCATCTGTTTGTTGTGTTGTTATTTCCTTTCCTTGGTCGCCAATTACACACGcccattcattcattcattcgcCATTTGAAGAAAGAAACTAAGTTAGGGTAGGGAGGGTTTGGAAATGGCTGCATTCGCTGGTGCCAAGCTTGAATCCATCTTCCACAGCAATGCTACTGCTGTTGCTGCTTCCTCTCCCCTATCTACTCACTTTCAAATTAAGCCTCCTCATAGAAGAACCCAGAGAGCAGCAAATGTTGTTAGGTgcgattcatcatcatcatcatcatcatcatcagatgTGGTCGTTTCATCCAATGCCTCCAGTCTATCTGCCCTTCAACAGCTCAAAACCTCCGCAGCTGACCGTAACAActatttctttctttctttctttctttctctacCTTGCTAATTGCTTCATTTACTGGTtgttgtatatttatttatttaatcataAAATCAAATCTCGGTTTTAGTTATTATTTTTCAATTCGACGACTTAAATTAAACAATTTATTATTACCTGAAATGAATTCAGATCAACTATTCATGTAGTAAAATTGGCTTGGCTTGGTTTGGTTTGTTAGGGTATACCAAGGAAAAGAGTAGCATTATAGTGATTGGGCTGAGCATCCACACCACCCCTGTGGAAATAAGGGAAAAGCTTGCAATTCCTGAAGCAGAGTGGCCCAGAGCCATCAAGGAGCTCTGTGCTTTAAACCACATCGAGGAAGCTGCTGTTCTCTGTACCTGCAACCGCATGGAGATCTATGTTGTAGCTCTCTCTCAACATAGAGGGGTCAAAGAAGTCACCGAATGGATGTCCAAGGTACTCTCCaccctattattattatttacatcCCATTTTTCATACCACATACACTGACTactatattatttattattctgcCTACAGACTGGTGGGATCCCCGTTTCCGAGATTTCCGATCACCGTTTTCTGCTATACAACACTGACGCCACACGCCACATCTTTCAAGTCTCCGCTGGACTCGAATCCTTAGTCCTTGGAGAAGGTCAGATTCTTGCTCAGGTCAAACAAGTGGCTAAAGTCAGTCAAGGCGTTGCTGGCTTCGGTAGGAACATTAGCGGTTTGTTCAAACACGCCATCATGGTTGGGAAGCGGGTCCGGACCGAGACCAGGATCGCAGAAGGAGCCGTTTCCGTTAGCTCCGCTGCCGTTGAGCTGGCACTCATGAAGCTTCCTCAGTCCGCCCATTCCACAGCCCGATGCTTACTCATAGGAGCAGGCAAAATGGGGAAACTTGTGATCAAACACTTGGTGTCCAAAGGGTGCACCAGAATAGTGGTTGTGAACAGATCCGTAGAAAAGGTGGACGCGCTTCGTGAGGAGTTCAAGGATATCGAGATTATTTACAAACCAGTTGGTGATATGATGACATGTGCTGGTGAAGCCGATGTGATCTTCACAAGCACTTCGTCCGAAACACCCTTGTTTTTGAAAGAAAACGTGGTTGACCTTCCTCCCGTGGGACCCGATGTTGGTGGGAAACGTCTTTTTATCGACATATCGGTGCCTAGAAACGTGGGTTCGTGTGTTAACGAAGTGGACAACACGAGAGCGTACAATGTGGATGATTTGAAAGAAGTGGTGGCTGCTAACAGGGAAGACAGGTTAAGAAAAGCAATGGAAGCTGAAGCGATCATTGCGGAAGAACTGAAGGTGTTTGAAGCATGGAGAGACTCGCTAGAAACGGTTCCTACGATTAGGAAACTAAGAGCGTATGCTGAAAGAATCAGAAGTAGTGACCTGGAGAAATGCCTGCAGAAAATGGGTGATAATGCAAACAATAATGCTAAAAAGGCGGTTGAGGCATTGAGTCGGGGTATAGTGAACAAGCTTCTTCATGGgccgttgcagcatttgagataTGATGGAACGGATGACCGGACCTTGGATGAGACCCTTGAGAATATGCACGCTCTTAACAGAATGTTTAATTTGGAGACGGAAGTTTCTCTTTTGGAAGAAAAGATTCGAGCTAAAGTTGAACAACAAAAGTAAGCAAACACCCACAAATGAAATGACGattgtttttttttgtattgagGAATGAACGTTCTCCCAACTGTGTTATTGATTCATAAACGTGGTTGTTGATCTTTGTAATTAATTAGATTACTCTTATCATATGTACATTATGATGTTTTCCCGATCAGAGTGTATGTATGAAAGTCAATACTTGATTTCGTGCCTCCATGTTTTCTTAAATGTTGATTCTTATTTAAGATGTAATGCTAGCAATGATGAGCCATGTAGATGTGATTCCAGTTGATTGGTTACTGGCTGGAAATTTCTTTGCAATCATAAAAGGTTGCCATCTTCTTTCATTCAAGACTATATAGAATCAGAAATTTCTCACATAATGGGATCTGGCCCACCCAGCAGTCCTTCCAGAAGAGAATCTCCTTGCCGTTATCCACCACCCCACGGAAGACACTCTCCAAATTGACTCCCCAATCTGTCAAATCTTGTGAAATACGGGCGACTTGTTTCCAAGGACCCGGCATAGATAGCTTGGACGGTATGCCACTCCACAACCTTGCGGTGTGATGAATGCTCCACACAACTTTCCTCCAAATGCTATTTTTATCCACCTTAAAACGCCACCACCTTTTGGCAAGCATGGTGACGTTTGCTTCTCTAAGTGACCCAATCCCAACACTTTCAAATTCTTTCGGTGCCATTATATCATTCCATGTCACCCATGTCGTTTTTTTATGATCCGGAGTCGCCCCCCAAAGAAAGTATCTATGCATACGTTCCAACTCTTTAATAACTTGGATAGGGGCTCGAAAAGAGAAAAATAGTACGCTGGGAGGGAGTTTAGGACAGACTTGACAAGTGTAAGGCGTCC from Helianthus annuus cultivar XRQ/B chromosome 10, HanXRQr2.0-SUNRISE, whole genome shotgun sequence harbors:
- the LOC110883761 gene encoding glutamyl-tRNA reductase 1, chloroplastic, translating into MAAFAGAKLESIFHSNATAVAASSPLSTHFQIKPPHRRTQRAANVVRCDSSSSSSSSSDVVVSSNASSLSALQQLKTSAADRYTKEKSSIIVIGLSIHTTPVEIREKLAIPEAEWPRAIKELCALNHIEEAAVLCTCNRMEIYVVALSQHRGVKEVTEWMSKTGGIPVSEISDHRFLLYNTDATRHIFQVSAGLESLVLGEGQILAQVKQVAKVSQGVAGFGRNISGLFKHAIMVGKRVRTETRIAEGAVSVSSAAVELALMKLPQSAHSTARCLLIGAGKMGKLVIKHLVSKGCTRIVVVNRSVEKVDALREEFKDIEIIYKPVGDMMTCAGEADVIFTSTSSETPLFLKENVVDLPPVGPDVGGKRLFIDISVPRNVGSCVNEVDNTRAYNVDDLKEVVAANREDRLRKAMEAEAIIAEELKVFEAWRDSLETVPTIRKLRAYAERIRSSDLEKCLQKMGDNANNNAKKAVEALSRGIVNKLLHGPLQHLRYDGTDDRTLDETLENMHALNRMFNLETEVSLLEEKIRAKVEQQK
- the LOC110887042 gene encoding uncharacterized protein LOC110887042, which produces MASILRCRAGTFPFKYLGLQVGANMNIVRNWKLVVETFKKRLSLWKANTLSFGGRLTLVKYFLWGATPDHKKTTWVTWNDIMAPKEFESVGIGSLREANVTMLAKRWWRFKVDKNSIWRKVVWSIHHTARLWSGIPSKLSMPGPWKQVARISQDLTDWGVNLESVFRGVVDNGKEILFWKDCWVGQIPLCEKFLILYSLE